AGCTGTGTCCTCCATGCCTGGAGGTGGGATTCAGGACCAACTGATCAGTCCAGGGCAGAGATTGAGGGAGAGTCCAGGACAGCCTGGCTGTAGAGTTGAGGGGTCCCAGAGCACGAGCCCCTTTTGCCCTGAGCACTGCCAAGtctggctctgtgtgctccacTAAAATCCCTGGTTCTTTGTGCTCATAGGACATTTCCAGTTGCTGCAGCAAGGGAAAATGTCTTACCTTTGCAAAGGGCTCCTTTCAGGGCTGCCTCTGTGCCCTGAGGCTGAGCCAGGGTGTCTCCCTTTGTGCTGTGACCTAACTAGAGACACGTTCTCTTCCAGGCTGAAGTTCATTTttggcccagctgcagtgccagctctggatTTGGTGGATCAGCGTTCTGTCACCCGGGTCAGGTCCCCCAGTGGAAGGATTCTCTACCAGGTACATGCTTCTCTTGGCTCTTCCTTTCTGATGGTTTCCAGCTGGCATCTGTGACAGTGTTTTCCTGATGTGCAGAGCATGGATAAACACAGGGAGGTCACCAGTGTTTTACAACCTCCTGAAGTGacactggagagcagcagccacaggctggAATTAGAGCAGCACGGTTCAGAACCATTTTCTCTGTGGCTCCCTGCCAACCAGAGACAATTTATGTGTTTGTGGGCATCACAGTCAGGAGGAAGTTTTCCAGGGATTGctaattttgctttattactCCCATCCTATCCTGCAGAGGAAGTTCTTCTCTTGACCAGTTGTACACAACTCATCATTACCTGCCATAACTCTGTTTCTTTCCTGTCATGACCTCTGCTTGGCAGGAGATCCTTGCTgcctgggagggagcagtgcAGGCCAAACCCCTGGGTTTCACTCTGGCTCAGTGTATTCAAGGCTGTGAATCACAGAAACCTCCCCATGAAAAGGCATTTTGGGGAGAAGAGCTCACCTCAGCCCTGAGATCAGTTACAGCACCGGGTGGGAGTGGGGAGAGGAGCCATTGGTACTTCATTCTCACCTTCCTGTACTGTGCACAATTCCTTGTCTTGTGGTCCCCCAGCACTGGTAGCATCTCTTTTGGGACTATCCATGCTGTGAGCCATTGACCAGCAGCATCCAGcccatggctgtgccctggctgctctgtgccccaaAGATTTTGGTCAAAAAGCACCAATCCCTTCTCCTCATCACTCCCAACccctcaggcagcacagctcctccagggctgggcctGGTTTTGTGCTGTTCACACACTAGAGAAGTGAAAATGTCTTTGCTCAGCCCctcacaggaggagctggcaccCGAGAGGAACATTTCCAAGTATCCCCTCTGCAAAAGACCTTTTCTCCTCCCCTGAAGGTGCTTTGGGGTCCTGTAGGGTGAGAAAAGGGCTGTGAAATctggcctgggctggcacaAACCCTTCTCACGTGTTCAGAGCTTGCCCTGCTTGGTTTGCACATGGAGCCTTTATCACTTCTGGGGCCATGGAGAGGACACAGCCCCTCCAGGGGGACATGAATCATAACCAGGGCTCAAGAACAGCCTTGGATTGCAGTTGAGGGCTTGCCTGTGGATGTTTGGTAAAGCCTAGGAAGCTTCCAGCACCCTCAGACAGCAGCTGCCTTCCTGATCAACTGAATGCTCAAAGGCTTTCCCTTTTTTACTGTTGCTTGTCTGAAAATGTCTCTGGGCAGAGAATGGTCACATTCCCTTTGTCAGGCCCTGCAGGCTAAGGCAGAGCTTTGCTGGGCATCAATTAATAATCTGATATTAATAAAGGGCCCAGTTGGTGCACACTGAAAGGAACAAGTGTCAGAACTgctcttctgcctctgcagggagagggagccTCTGGTTTCCCTGTGGAGAAGGAACCCCTGGCCAGGAGGGTAAGGGAGTTAATGCAGGACAAACCTCCAGGAAGGAGATTCCTGTGTGCCTCCAGCTGCATTCCTCTTCTGTGGAGCTTGATTGCTGATGAGTTCATTAACAGAGGAATCTGAAGAGATATTTTCTCTGGGGGTGGGAGGTTGGTGCCATTGTGAAATTCTCCTTCATCACAGCCGTCTGAGATGCAGAAACAAAGAGCAGAGTCtaccctggggctggagcagtgacaggaaCCCATCTGGGGTCATAGAAACCCAGCCCCTGGGTGGGACACTGCACTGCAGCCACTGGCTCTTCATTCCTGGGTAGGAATGTGTGGGAATGtcccccagctgtgctcctggagagAGGGGCATCCATGGCTGCCTGGACACTGCACAATCATCCCTGCTAATTATCCCCCACAAAGTCAGCCCTGCCATTTGCACCCAGATGTGGTTCAGCTGGAATGTGAGGTGGTGCTTCCACTTGCAGCTGGCTCTGGAAAGCTCTTTGAGGCCATGGGGCTGGTTCTGTTGTGAAACTCCTTTGGGTCATTACAGCCAAATCTGAGCTGCTGATAATTCCATATCAGCCAGCACATCTCAGGTCCTGCTTCAGGGGAGGAAGGCTCTGCTCAGACAGGCCCTGTAGTGTGGGCAGCCCTTGCCCTCAGGAGCTGAAATGGGAGAAGAAGGAGCCCTCAGTCAAATGAGAGCTGTGATTTGTCCCTTAATGCCCTTCTGATTAACAGGAGTAGCACTGATGGagtgtgccagggctgggtgcctCAGAGCTGAAATCATCCCAGGAGAGCTTGGATGacacctgccctgcagagctgggggtgaatcctgcctgctgcagggatggtggggctggctgtggtggagctgtgctggatggGGCAGTGTTGGCCTGGCAGCATTTGGGGCACCCTTGAGCTCTCCCCCAGTGGCAGAGGCACTGCTGTGGCAGTGAAGCAGGGCAGTGCttcagccctgccagctggcaCCTGCACTGCTCACATCCTGCACTTTcagttcttttttattttgtcttttttcatcCATTTCCCAGAACTGTGTGGCAGATGCCCCACAGTGAAGGGTTTGAgcagcaggccctggcacaggctgtggtgctgtctgtctgtctgtccctgtgctggggcctcAGCTGACCCTCCTGTGCCCCCACatgctggcagggacacctccaggggGATTTTTCCTCCTTGAGGCCCAGGGATGAggacagcagaaggaaatttcACCTCAGGGCCAGGGGAGCACCCCAGTGcttggctgggctgcagctggtcAGGAACAGAGGCACCTTTTTCTCCCAGTCTTTGGATTTTAGATTTTGCTTTATTAGGCAGAGGCTGTGTTCCTGACATCTAGGTCAGGATGGGGGAatgctgagctcagcccaaatgTGGCAGTGTCTGTCTGTGgctccccccctccccaaaggaaaacacttctgAAGGGATGGCACCATCAGAATCCTTCATCTTGGAAAAAGCAATCaaaggggctgcaggaaaacaaacttATCACAAGTGAAACAAACTCAGCCTGCAGTAAAAGGAGAACCCAGGGTAAAGGccagactggaaaaaaagaaaaaaaaaaaaaggtttactTTGAAATGGGAATGTGAGTTTTGTGTGCTGGATCTGCTGGGAGTGAGGGGGACTTTGAGGCATTGGCATTTCTGTGGGAGAGCCTAAACTTCTGGGTGTTCCCTGTTGGGcagagggggcagggggagctccaggggacaggggaaggcTCCTCTTGGAAGTGCAGCTTTGGACAGGGAGGGACAATGTTCCTCTGGAGGGGCTTGGGATGCCAGGGATGTCCTGGAGGGGAGCAGCACTCTGCAGAGTTCCACTGCCTTTTCactttttgtgtttctctttggatctggggctgtgtgtgccacaaacccagccaggagagggctgggcctgggcccTGTGCAagtgtgctctgctcctgcagatcCTTCCCATAGGTTGGGCCCTTAAAGTAGTTTCCTCAAAGCTATTTTCCAATCTTGAAGAGaccaaaagagaaataaaataatcccCAGGCTGGCTTTCCTGAACCCTGAagtcagctccagcagctcacaggttgctccatgctggaaaaaaatgcttcccTCACCTGTTTGCTCACCCTGGTGCCTCAGTACCAGCCTTGCAGGGAACAGCATGTGGGAAAAGCAGGCAGTGCTGTTCCCaaagcagagatggagcagggaggctTCTCTGGAGACTTCAGCTTTGTTTATTCAGGCCAATCTGGATTCCAGTAGCTGCAGCTGGTTCTGAGAGCAGAACAGCCTTCAGtggctgggaaaggacaggCCTCCCTGCaagtgctcagtgctgctctctcctgtcTGGTGGCTTTGGGGGTCACACCTGGACTGTGTGTGACAAGAGTCTCTGTCATTTCCACCTCTgagcctgccagggctgggaaggagctcacaggaggggctggcactCGATGGAGCTCAGGGAGTGGTGCCACCACCCCTCTCctggtgcctggggctgggatctACTGCAAGCACAGGTACAGGACACCCtcacctgcagggagaggagcttgTAGAGAGCATGAGAAACCTGAGGAGCTTCAAGCTTAGGTGGGTCACTGCAGTGCTTGGGGACACTTCTGTGCTGTGACATCTCCCCCTCTTTGCTGGGGCAGTGCAGACCCAACCTGAGTGAGAGAAATTAAAGTGATCCTGCCCCTAACTCCTCATCTGCCGCTGTTTCAGGTCCTTGGGAGCTCAGGCAAACTCTACACCTGCTACAGCTCCTGCCACTTCTGCACCTGCCCTGCCtttgggttttctgtgctgcagaagagtGAGAGCCTTCTGGTGAGTTCTGTAcctcagcctggggctgccatgGGGAGGGGAcaaggctctgccctgcctcttGAACCCCAAATTTCCCCCCAAACACGAGTGTGGAGCCTGACCACTGTGTGGCCCCTGGGAGCCCCAGATTTTGGGTGCAGGGAGGGCTTTTGGTGGTCAGCAGTGGTGGGGAgggtgccaggagctgtgtgccagctccctgcatgGCACTGTcctggtggcagagctggggacactgagcaccACCTGTGCCAGGAGGGAACCACGTTCCTGGGGGGCTGAGCACTTCACTGAACCCATTTTGGCCAAGATGGATTCCTGAGCCTGGCACTCCAGCCTTGCTCCTGCTGTTAACTTTGCAGTGCAAACACATCCTGGCTGTCTACCTCAGCCAGGCCTTGGGagcctgccaggagctggctgtgtctgaggagcagctcacaAACATCCTCCtggctgaggaagaggatgaaGGATGAAGGAGAAGAAGTTGGATCACTCCTGGCTGTGTAACTGGcattttaaatatctgcaaGGCTGTCAAATGCTCCTTGAGGCTGGTAGAgttcttcctgtgctgcagccaagTGTGACATTAATTAGCACCCTGGCACtgataaattaattaattaggcCTGTGTTGACTTCAGTTTGATTTATTTATGCTGGTTTTGGGATTTCTGAAGATGTTTGAGCTAATCTGTAATGATTGTGATGTGAGGATGCAAACAGTCCTGCAGGTCTCAGTGATCCACAGATTAAAGAGCTACTGTGGCTCTTTGCAGGTGGCAGCTCAGAgcaatttctgatttttcagtggCAAACCTGGTCCAGGGACTAGGGCAGGGACCCCTCAGCACCCTGAGACTGgtgacagctctgtgctttCACTGGAACAGGATCACTGTGGTTGCTGTGctttaaatcaaatattttcagacaccctgagcacctccaggctgcttccctgggagccagctccttccagctgtgATTCCCTGTCCatgctctctgctccctgagggCAGTGTGGCCTCTCCTGCTGAATCAACCACCAGAAAAAATGGGGCACAGGCTGAGCCAGGTGGTGTGGGTGGTAAATGAAGCATTTTGGATGAAAATTAACAGTTCCTGCAAATACAAAATCTCAGCAACATGAGGAGAACACTTCCATCCATgtacagcagagcagggacagctcaatggccacagctgcactggcacagaaagttcctctgctgcttttgcttcacATTTTTATGAGAAATGAGCTTTTTATTGAGGGGGGCAAGGGAGGtgtcctatttttattttgcctggAAATATGTTTGGCTCAGATCCACAAAGGCACTTCATGTACCCAGTGACCTTGGCCTGGCCAGAGTTAATGCCCGACAGCCCAAAGGCACAGCTGGACTAAGGATGCTCCAATCCACCTGCAGGAATTCTGGCTCATGAGAGGCatgggaagggagcagtggTGGATGCTGAGCTGCACTGGAAGCTCTCACATGTGCACAAGTGTTCTGGGACCTTCTCTCTGGGTGTTACAGCACTGAGAGTTTCCCTCTGTTGCTGCTGTGAGAGTTTGGGTCGGTTCCAGGCAGCCAAAGGGAGAGATTCCATCCTTTGTTGTGAGGATAAATGTGGCCTGCAACCActtggcagcactgccagggctgcaggtgaaaccctgctgctttccagccctgATTAGCAGGAGGAACAGGGCCAAGGATAACCcagaagggaagggatggagggaggagagaggcaggcCCTGCCCAGATGGCAGGAGGTGGCCCTGGCTCAGCTGGGCCCTGGCCAAGGCAGGTGCAGCAAAGCTGAGTGGGGCTGGTAAAGGAGaagcacctgggacagggactTGAACTGCTCAGACTCGTGCTGGAAGTGCCCAGAGCTGAGACACTGAGCTGTAGCTAAATTTGGACATTGTGTAAAC
This genomic stretch from Serinus canaria isolate serCan28SL12 chromosome 19, serCan2020, whole genome shotgun sequence harbors:
- the ZSWIM7 gene encoding zinc finger SWIM domain-containing protein 7 encodes the protein MDSSTLPAVAEELLREIKKAFQETSQVPDDLLLGLKFIFGPAAVPALDLVDQRSVTRVRSPSGRILYQVLGSSGKLYTCYSSCHFCTCPAFGFSVLQKSESLLCKHILAVYLSQALGACQELAVSEEQLTNILLAEEEDEG